The sequence ATCAGCTGAGGTTTTCCGCTCGAAGCGTCCCCGTCGAAGGCGAGCTGGTACTCGTACGACGAGCCCCGCGTTCCGCGAAGAGAGTCGATGTATTCAAAATCTTCGAGTCGATCCAAGTGAAGCTTCAGCTGCGTGTTGCTCCAGCCGGTGAACGCTCGCGCGTCCCGACGAGTGAACGCCACCTGGTCGAGGTCGATCCCCTTCTCTTCGCCAATCGACTTCACGAGTCCTTGAAGAAGCCCGAGCAGTCGCCGCGTCTGCGGCGGCAGCTCGTCCAGGCTACGGCCTAGGACTTCGTGAGCGATTGAGTTCGCGGCTTCGATGTCGGCGAGCGTGGCCTCGATGTATTCGAGGCTTCCCTCGCGTTTGAGTGGGCGTTGATGCTGGTGAAGCAAAGCAATCGTCCGGATCAAAGTCAGGTACTTGACATGGTCGCGTCTGGTTCGCGTGCGATCGCTGCGGAAGGTCAATCGAGGAGCGAAGGGATTGACGACGTGAAGCGGACGAAGCAAGCGCTGCGCGTTGCGGTGCGTATCCAATATCTGCTTGCGCTCGATCTTCAGCCTCAAGCCTTCGAGCGTGTCGGCGTCACGCTGCAAGGCGTGGATCGCCTGAGTCTGCTCGCGGCTTTCGTCGACCGTCAAGACGAGACAGCGATTGAGAAGCTCCTCGTCGATGTCGATGGCCGTCGTCGTCAGGAAGATGGCAGCAGGACCTTCGACGTGATACTCCTCGGTCTTCAATCGTCCGTTGTCGTCCTTGCCCGTGCTGGCAATCGTCAACTCGCCTTCGGACTGCAAGAGCTTCAAGGCGTAGCTCGCCTTTTCGGCTCCCTCCTCCTCGACGATGGCGAGGATCTTATGCTTCAAGTCTGACTCGCCCAAGTAGTACAGACTTTGCCCCGTCATGGCCGAGTACTTGATTCGCTCCTCCTCGGGCATCATCTCGAGCACCGCTTCCATCAAGCTCGTCTTGCCTGCGGCCGAGGTGCTTTGAACGATGATCGCCAAGGGGCGATCCAGCTTTCTGGATACGGCGGCGAGATAGCCGCAAAGCTTGTTCGTGCGCTCGCCCACCACGCCGCAAGCGGCGAAGTCGGTCAGGATGCGTTCGAGCAAACGAGGATCGCGAAGCAGATCCAACGCCGCCTCTCGAGATCCATCGGGGATTTCAACTGCGCTAGATTTAGGCTCTAGTTCCGCTTTCAAGCGCTTTTCCTGCAAGTTCTCCAGAGCGAGAAGGATCTTGCCCAGGTCGCGCTTCAAAAGCTCGATCTTCAGATTCGTCTCCTCGCTCGCGGCGACGATGAAGGCGTTTCGCTGCCGAGCATGATACAAGTCGAGGTTGTCGACATGGAACAAGCCTTCATGCATCACCCGCAAGTTGATCTTCAGGACTTCGAGCGAGGCGTTCTTCGACAGACCGCGAACGCGGTAAACGCGGTCGCCAATTTCAACCTCATGATCTTCGCCAAGCTGAGCCAGCTTGACCGCATGGTTCGCCTGCGGCGAAGGGATTTCCTCTTTAGTCGCCTCTTCGGCGACCAACGAGTTAGCAGCTAACTCTTCAAAAG is a genomic window of Pelagicoccus enzymogenes containing:
- a CDS encoding CHC2 zinc finger domain-containing protein; protein product: MPRIPEEELERLKREVDLATLVRSKNIELKPHGSKDLIGKCPFHDDDSPSFVVTPSKNLFHCMGCGAAGSVVDFVMRSDGVSFRHAVELLREQNPRLFGGEAAKRATVPKLESPVAFDANDHALFRQTLDYYRERLLATPPALEYLDNRGISREAIEAFRIGFADRTLGLRLPQKNRKDGAEIRERLTKLGLYRESGHEHFNGCLVFPIFDESGNVAEIYGRRMGKQKSGIYHLYLAGPHRGLLNAKAFESPEVILTESVIDALTFWCAGLRNVTCIWGTEGFTDEHLEAFRRRKIRRVFLAYDSDEAGDRAAERDASRLGSIGIDCFRVQFPRGMDPNEYALKVKPASKSLPLLIQSAKPLFSSKTEVCPDERDTRALSSFEELAANSLVAEEATKEEIPSPQANHAVKLAQLGEDHEVEIGDRVYRVRGLSKNASLEVLKINLRVMHEGLFHVDNLDLYHARQRNAFIVAASEETNLKIELLKRDLGKILLALENLQEKRLKAELEPKSSAVEIPDGSREAALDLLRDPRLLERILTDFAACGVVGERTNKLCGYLAAVSRKLDRPLAIIVQSTSAAGKTSLMEAVLEMMPEEERIKYSAMTGQSLYYLGESDLKHKILAIVEEEGAEKASYALKLLQSEGELTIASTGKDDNGRLKTEEYHVEGPAAIFLTTTAIDIDEELLNRCLVLTVDESREQTQAIHALQRDADTLEGLRLKIERKQILDTHRNAQRLLRPLHVVNPFAPRLTFRSDRTRTRRDHVKYLTLIRTIALLHQHQRPLKREGSLEYIEATLADIEAANSIAHEVLGRSLDELPPQTRRLLGLLQGLVKSIGEEKGIDLDQVAFTRRDARAFTGWSNTQLKLHLDRLEDFEYIDSLRGTRGSSYEYQLAFDGDASSGKPQLMGLIDLEKLRYDTKFTGVDGEFAGQAEKNTGPKRPKNAGCPKPESDASRSSSGGSLEVYRNGHNREASLEILPAVAGS